Sequence from the Candidatus Methylomirabilota bacterium genome:
CTAGTGCCGTTCCAACTATTCGCGCCAAGGGAGGCGCCGTGTACTACACGTACGTGTTGCGGAGTGATCGAGATCAACGGCTCTACACCAGAACGACGCACGACCTCCGCACCCGAATCAAGCTGCACGCTGACAGAAAGGTGCGCGCGACCGCTTACCGACGGCCACTGGTACTCGCGTACTACGAGGCCTGCCTGAGTGGCGATGATGCGTTTCGCCGGGAACGGTTCTTGAAGACGGGGAAGGGTAAACGCTGCTTGCGCAACCGCCTCGCGTCGTTCCTGGCCAGATTTAGTACCAACAAGTTGGAACGGCACTAGCCGGTGGCGAGAACGAGCCCGCGGGTCGCGGTGATCATCCTCCACCTCGACCAGTGGCCGGCGCTGCTGGCCTGCCTGGAGGCATGCCGCAAGCTCGACTACGACAACCACGAGCTGATCGTGGTCGAGAACGGCCTCGCGGCATCGCGCTGGCGGGAAGCGACGGCGAGCCCGCGCGATGTGCGGGTCGTCACCAGTGCCGCCAACGTAGGGTACGCCGCCGGCAACAACCTCGGTATCCGTGACGCCAGCCGGCGCGGGGCGGACTATGTGCTGCTGCTCAACGACGACGCCCTCGTCGTTCCAGAGTTGCTGCGGGAGCTGGTGGAGGTTGGCGAGCGGACGGCGGATGTGGGCAGCTTGGGCCCGCTCGTCGTGGACGTCGATGACTCGACGAAGGTCTGGTTCGCCGGGGCCGCCTTCGACCCGGCGCAGGGGGACGTTCGGAGCTTCGAGGCCTGCGCGGCCAGTGCGGCGGGAGCCCTCATCGAGTCCGACTACGTCACCGGCTGCTGCCTCCTGATCAAGCGGTCCGCCCTCGAGCGGGTAGGGCTTCTCGACGCGCGGTTCTTCCTCTACTGGGAGGACACCGACTGGGGCCTGCGGGCTCGGATGGCCGGGCTGCGCAACGTGGTGGTACCCGGGATCAAGGTCCGGCACCGGGTCGCCGCCAGCTCCGGGGGGATCGGCTCACCGCTCCGCGTCTACCACCGGTCGCGGAGCCACCTCGTTTTCCTGCGGCGCCACGCGCCGGGCGCGCTCCCGCGGCTCCACCGCCGCTTCGCGCGCGACGTGGCCTGGCTCGCGCTGAAGTCGGAGGGCCCCGGGCGCCTGGGAGCGGCGCGGGCTATCCTGGCCGCGCTCCGCGACTACCACCTGGGCCGCACCGGCGCGGGCCCGGCCTGGATCTGGCGAGCGCGATGACGCCTACGACGGCATGGACAAGGGGTCTTTACTTCCTTGAAGGCGGCGCACTTGACCAGCCCCTGAATATCCCGATGAATCCGTCGCCGGGCAGGGCGGAAGCGCAGAGCGGGCCATGAGGGCGGGGACGACGATCAAGGAGCTCTACGAGCAGTATTGGGAGGAGCGGCGACATCGCATCAACGACGCCGACTTCGGGCCGGACGAGATCCTTGAGGGTGTGGAGAGCGCGCTCGACGGGGCCGAGCGGCTCCTCGACGTCGGCTGCGGGATCGGCAATCTGATCGGTGTCGCGCACGGTCGATGCGGGGCGGTCCACGGCTGCGACGTATCGGAGGTCGCGGTACACGAGGCCTGCGGCCGCGGTGTGATCGGGGTCTGCGCGGACCTCAACTGCGGGGCCTTGCCCTACCGGAGTGGAGCATTCGACTGGGCCACGTGTCTCGAGGTGATAGAGCACGTCGTCGATCCTTTGCAGCTGCTGCGCGAGCTCCACCGCGTCCTGCGACCGGCTGGGCGGCTGATCCTGACGACGCCAAATATTCGGTATTTTCGGAACGTGGCCCGGCTGGTGTGGCGAGGAGAATTCCCCCACACGACAACCGACACCTTCGTCTGGGGCGGCGGGCATCTCCACTACTTCACACGTCGCGACCTCAGCGGGCTGTTGGTCATGGCGGGATTCGAGCCGCCACGGTTCCTGATCAACGCGCGGCAGTTCGAGCGTTCCTGGAAGCGGCGCGTCCTAGCCCGCATAATAGGCTTGGAGTGGTTCGGCGAATGGATATGCGGTGGGATCCTCGCGGTAGCGAGGAAGCCGTGAGGGGCGGGGCCGCGCCGACGCTCCACGACATTCGCGTCGCCCACGGCTGGAAGCGCGGCTACGAGCGCTACCTGATCCTGAGCCGCTTTCTCTTCCGGCCGGCGGGCTTCGCGCTGACGTGGATCGCCATCCGCCTGGGACTCACGTCGGAGGCGGTGTCTTGGCTCTCGGGGGTTGTCGGGCTCATCGGCTGCGCCGCGTTGGTGAGTGGCCGCGCGGTCCTCCACCCGGCGGGACTCGCGTTGCTCGTCCTGTTCAACCTCCTCGACTGCGTCGATGGGAGCCTTGCCCGGACACTGAAGACCGGGAACCCGTACGGCCGCTTTCTTGATTCCGTGTGTGGCGGGATCATCGATCTTGGATTCTGGGCCGTCGTCGGCATTCTGGCGTTCCGTCATCCGGAGCTCCTGCGCTACCCGGACGGCTTCGGTCAGGGCACGCTTTTCTGGCTCGGCGTCGGTGGTGCCACCTGCTTCCTGGCGGTGACGCTGGGCTACCTGGAGCGGACGTACGACGAGCTGCTGCGGGAGGCGCGGGAACGGCTCCACCCGGTGTGCGCCGGCGCCGAGGCGGCGTCGGACGGCGAGGAAGGATCGCCAGCGCTGGCGGCGCGCCACCTGTCGCGGAACCTACGCGTGCGCGAGACCCACTACGTCCTCTTGCTGATCGCCTGGTGGTTCCGCGCCGTCGACGTCCTGCTCGCCGCGTACCTGACCTCCTACGCGCTCCACGCATTTCTGGTGCTCGTCCTCTATGCACGCCGGGGCCGCGCGATCAAGGCTGCGTGGTTCGGCGGCAGAGAGCGATGAACGTCTGTGTCCTGTCGCTCGTCACCGTCCAGCATGGCGTCGGGGGCGGCCTGTGGACCCCGGGGACGCCGGCGCCCGCCGAGAAGCGAGCGCCATGACGCTCGGCGCCCTCAAGAGCCATCTCTTCCGGCCCGGCGAGGAGATGCGCTGCGTCCGCAGCGCCTTCCAGTCGCTCCTCCGGCGCGTCCCCCGCGCCCGGAGCCTGCTCGACGTCGGCTGCGGGGACGGCTACGCCACGCGGCTCTACGCGAGCACATGGGACCTCGCGCTCGAGGACGTCGTCGGCGTCGAGCCTCAGGACAAGTACCGCGCGCCGGGCCACCCGTTCCGCGTGTGCGTGGTGGACATCGAGCGGGAGCGGCTGCCGTTCCCGGACCGGTCGTTCGACGTCGTGGTGTGCAACCAAGTCCTGGAGCATCTCAAGACGGTCGTCGCGCCGCTGCGTGAAATGATGCGGGTGACGCAGACCGGCGGGTTCGTCGCCCTGGGGATCCCCAACCTCTCGTCGCTCTTGAGCCGCGTCTACCTGCTGCTCGGCCGGGACCCGATCTGCCTGGCCTTTCCCGGGCCCCACGTGCGCGGCCTCACGCATCGCTCCTTCGCACGGATGCTTCGATCGAACCCGAACCTCTCCCTCGAGGCGACGGCGGGCGCCGTCTTCTATCCAGCGCCCCCGCGCCTGGGCCAGCCGCTGGCCCGCGCGTTCCCCGGACTGGCTTGCTACACCTTCTACCTGGCCCGGAAGATCCGGCACCGGCCCGACGACGACTGGCCCCTTGCGCTCTACCCGGACGAGTCGCTCACCGGATGACGGCGATCCGCGGCGGCCGGCACCCATGAACGTGTGCTTCGTATCGCTCGTCACCGTCTGGCACGGCATGAAGGGCGGCATGGAGGTTCACGGTCAGCTTCTCGCCGAAGGGCTGGCCAGACTGGGGCACGAGGTGACGATCCTCTCGTCCCGCCACCCATCCGGCGGCGAGGCCGTGGTCGCCGGGGCCGTCACGCGGTACGCCCTGCCCGGCACGCGCTTCGGCTCGCAGCGGGGAGGGTGGGCGTCAGCGTTGTCGCGGGCCTTGGGCGAGCTGCACACGAGGCGGCCGTTCGACGTCGTCTGCTGCCAGCAGGCCGTGCTGCCAGGCCAGGCTCTCCGATTCT
This genomic interval carries:
- a CDS encoding GIY-YIG nuclease family protein, coding for MLRSDRDQRLYTRTTHDLRTRIKLHADRKVRATAYRRPLVLAYYEACLSGDDAFRRERFLKTGKGKRCLRNRLASFLARFSTNKLERH
- a CDS encoding class I SAM-dependent methyltransferase, with the translated sequence MRAGTTIKELYEQYWEERRHRINDADFGPDEILEGVESALDGAERLLDVGCGIGNLIGVAHGRCGAVHGCDVSEVAVHEACGRGVIGVCADLNCGALPYRSGAFDWATCLEVIEHVVDPLQLLRELHRVLRPAGRLILTTPNIRYFRNVARLVWRGEFPHTTTDTFVWGGGHLHYFTRRDLSGLLVMAGFEPPRFLINARQFERSWKRRVLARIIGLEWFGEWICGGILAVARKP
- a CDS encoding glycosyltransferase family 2 protein, which encodes MIILHLDQWPALLACLEACRKLDYDNHELIVVENGLAASRWREATASPRDVRVVTSAANVGYAAGNNLGIRDASRRGADYVLLLNDDALVVPELLRELVEVGERTADVGSLGPLVVDVDDSTKVWFAGAAFDPAQGDVRSFEACAASAAGALIESDYVTGCCLLIKRSALERVGLLDARFFLYWEDTDWGLRARMAGLRNVVVPGIKVRHRVAASSGGIGSPLRVYHRSRSHLVFLRRHAPGALPRLHRRFARDVAWLALKSEGPGRLGAARAILAALRDYHLGRTGAGPAWIWRAR
- a CDS encoding class I SAM-dependent methyltransferase; this translates as MTLGALKSHLFRPGEEMRCVRSAFQSLLRRVPRARSLLDVGCGDGYATRLYASTWDLALEDVVGVEPQDKYRAPGHPFRVCVVDIERERLPFPDRSFDVVVCNQVLEHLKTVVAPLREMMRVTQTGGFVALGIPNLSSLLSRVYLLLGRDPICLAFPGPHVRGLTHRSFARMLRSNPNLSLEATAGAVFYPAPPRLGQPLARAFPGLACYTFYLARKIRHRPDDDWPLALYPDESLTG
- a CDS encoding CDP-alcohol phosphatidyltransferase family protein, with product MRGGAAPTLHDIRVAHGWKRGYERYLILSRFLFRPAGFALTWIAIRLGLTSEAVSWLSGVVGLIGCAALVSGRAVLHPAGLALLVLFNLLDCVDGSLARTLKTGNPYGRFLDSVCGGIIDLGFWAVVGILAFRHPELLRYPDGFGQGTLFWLGVGGATCFLAVTLGYLERTYDELLREARERLHPVCAGAEAASDGEEGSPALAARHLSRNLRVRETHYVLLLIAWWFRAVDVLLAAYLTSYALHAFLVLVLYARRGRAIKAAWFGGRER